In one Gossypium hirsutum isolate 1008001.06 chromosome D09, Gossypium_hirsutum_v2.1, whole genome shotgun sequence genomic region, the following are encoded:
- the LOC107931343 gene encoding amino acid permease 4 has translation MGENHRVFIDNPSLNDSQCFDDDGRLKRTGTFWTASAHIITAVIGSGVLSLAWAIAQLGWIAGPAVMLLFSIITFYTSCLLTDCYRTGDPVSGKRNYTYTQAVGSLLGGYKVKVCGFIQYVNLFGVSIGYTIAASISMMAIKRSNCFHNSGGKNPCHMSSSPYMMMFGVAEILLSQIPDFDQIWWLSILAAVMSFTYSGIGLALGIAKVIGIGTFRGSLTGISLGTVTPAQKIWRSFRALGDIAFAYSFSMILIEIQDTVKSPPAEAKTMKKATKLSIAITTAFYMLCGCMGYASFGDFAPDNLLTGFGFYNPFWLLDIANAAIVIHLVGAYQVFCQPIFTFVEKWASQRWPESKTITKELKIPMPIRGFRPYKLNLFRSVWRTAFVMLTTVISMLLPFFGDVVGILGAFGFWPLTVYFPVEMYIEQKKISKWSSRWICLKMLSMGCLMISILAGTGSIAGVILDLKVYKPFKTTY, from the exons ATGGGCGAGAACCACCGTGTATTTATCGATAACCCTTCTCTGAACGACTCACAATGTTTCGATGATGATGGCCGCCTCAAACGAACCGGAACTTTCTGGACGGCCAGTGCACACATAATAACGGCGGTGATTGGATCGGGGGTTCTTTCGTTAGCATGGGCAATTGCTCAACTGGGTTGGATTGCAGGTCCAGCTGTAATGTTGTTGTTTTCCATTATCACTTTTTACACTTCTTGTCTGCTCACCGATTGTTATCGGACCGGTGATCCTGTTTCTGGCAAGCGTAACTATACTTATACACAGGCGGTTGGCTCTCTTTTGG GTGGATACAAAGTGAAGGTTTGTGGGTTTATTCAGTATGTCAATCTTTTTGGTGTTTCCATTGGGTACACAATTGCAGCTTCAATAAGCATGAT GGCAATAAAAAGGTCTAATTGTTTCCACAATAGTGGGGGGAAGAACCCATGTCACATGTCCAGCAGTCCATACATGATGATGTTCGGAGTCGCTGAGATCTTACTTTCACAAATCCCAGATTTTGATCAAATATGGTGGCTCTCAATTCTAGCTGCTGTCATgtcctttacctattccggcatTGGTCTCGCCCTTGGAATTGCTAAAGTTATAG GTATTGGAACTTTTAGGGGTAGTCTTACTGGAATAAGCCTTGGAACAGTTACTCCAGCTCAAAAGATATGGAGGAGCTTCCGAGCTCTTGGTGACATTGCTTTTGCATACTCGTTTTCAATGATTCTCATTGAAATTCAG GACACAGTGAAATCCCCACCAGCAGAAGCAAAGACAATGAAGAAGGCCACTAAACTTAGCATTGCAATAACAACAGCATTCTACATGTTATGTGGGTGCATGGGCTATGCCTCCTTTGGTGACTTTGCACCTGACAATCTCCTTACTGGTTTTGGCTTCTATAACCCATTTTGGCTTCTTGATATTGCTAATGCTGCTATAGTCATCCACCTTGTGGGAGCATATCAAGTGTTTTGCCAGCCGATTTTCACCTTCGTCGAAAAATGGGCATCACAAAGATGGCCCGAAAGCAAGACCATCACCAAAGAGTTGAAGATCCCAATGCCAATCCGGGGTTTTCGTCCTTACAAACTTAACCTGTTTAGATCGGTTTGGAGAACAGCGTTTGTGATGTTAACCACTGTGATATCTATGTTGCTTCCATTCTTCGGCGATGTTGTGGGGATTCTAGGGGCATTTGGATTTTGGCCTTTAACAGTTTATTTTCCAGTGGAGATGTACATTGAACAGAAGAAGATATCTAAGTGGAGTAGCAGATGGATTTGTTTGAAGATGCTAAGCATGGGTTGCTTGATGATTTCTATTCTAGCCGGCACAGGTTCAATAGCTGGTGTGATTCTTGACCTTAAAGTTTATAAGCCATTCAAGACTACCTACTGA
- the LOC107931345 gene encoding ultraviolet-B receptor UVR8: MAEEEMSLSGVSGAFRQVLFISAGASHSVALLSGNIICSWGRGEDGQLGHGDAEDRLSPTRLSALDGHDIISITCGADHTIAYSLSNAEVYSWGWGDFGRLGHGNSSDLFTPQPIKALHGLRIKQIACGDSHCLAVTMEGEVQSWGRNQNGQLGLGTTEDSPVPQKIKAFQGISIKMVAAGAEHTAAISKEGALYGWGWGRYGNLGLGDRNDRLVPEKVSTLNEEKMNMVACGWRHTISVSVIGGLYTYGWSKYGQLGHGDFEDHLVPYKVEALADSSIKQISGGWRHTMALTSDGKLYGWGWNKFGQVGVGENTDICSPVQVKFPNDQRVVQVSCGWRHTLAITEEQNIFSWGRGTNGQLGHGESMDRNFPKIIEALSVEGSSGEQIESSKLDPLSGKSWVSPAERYAVVPGESGQTVHLEKGNDGDVDVPQNDAKRMRM; the protein is encoded by the exons ATGGCAGAAGAGGAAATGAGTTTGAGTGGGGTCAGTGGTGCATTTCGTCAGGTTCTTTTCATCTCTGCTGGTGCTAGCCATTCTGTTGCTCTTCTCT CTGGAAATATTATTTGCTCTTGGGGACGAGGAGAGGATGGACAATTAGGCCATGGGGATGCGGAGGATCGACTTTCTCCTACTCGATTGAGTGCTTTAGATGGACATGACATAATATCTATTACCTGTGGTGCTGATCATACAATTGCATATTCATTGTCAAATGCAGAAGTCTATAGTTGGGGATG GGGTGACTTTGGTAGACTTGGTCATGGAAACTCTAGTGACTTGTTCACTCCTCAACCAATAAAAGCGTTACATGGTCTGAGGATCAAACAAATTGCTTGTGGTGACAGCCATTGTTTGGCTGTGACAATGGAAGGCGAGGTGCAAAG TTGGGGAAGAAATCAAAATGGTCAACTTGGTCTTGGAACTACTGAAGACTCTCCAGTGCCTCAAAAGATTAAAGCCTTTCAG GGTATTTCTATCAAAATGGTTGCTGCTGGTGCTGAGCATACTGCAGCTATTTCAAAAGAGGGTGCCCTCTATGGATGGGGTTGGGGGCGATATGGTAACTTAGGCTTAGGTGACAGAAATGATCGCTTAGTTCCAGAGAAGGTTTCTACTCTCAAT GAAGAGAAGATGAATATGGTTGCTTGTGGATGGCGGCATACCATATCAGTCTCCGTTATTGGTGGATTATACACTTATGGCTGGAGCAAGTATGGTCAACTAGGACATGGGGACTTTGAGGATCATCTTGTTCCTTACAAGGTGGAAGCTTTAGCTGACAGTTCTATTAAACAG ATATCAGGTGGATGGAGACATACAATGGCACTCACATCTGATGGAAAACTCTACGGCTGGGGATGGAACAag TTTGGACAGGTCGGGGTTGGTGAAAATACCGACATTTGCTCTCCAGTGCAAGTTAAATTTCCTAATGATCAG AGAGTAGTTCAGGTTTCGTGTGGATGGAGGCACACACTTGCTATTACCGAAGAGCAAAACATCTTCTCTTGGGGTAGGGGTACAAATGGACAGCTTGGACATGGAGAATCTATGGACCG GAATTTTCCAAAGATCATAGAAGCTTTGAGTGTTGAAGGTTCCAGTGGGGAACAGATAGAATCTTCAAAGCTTGACCCATTGTCAG GTAAATCTTGGGTTTCTCCAGCAGAGCGATATGCAGTTGTCCCTGGTGAAAGT GGACAAACAGTTCATTTAGAAAAGGGCAATGATGGTGACGTGGACGTCCCTCAGAATGATGCGAAACGTATGCGTATGTGA